One window from the genome of candidate division WOR-1 bacterium RIFOXYB2_FULL_36_35 encodes:
- a CDS encoding tRNA pseudouridine(55) synthase TruB encodes MDGIILVNKPPDWTSFDVCAKLRNISKTAKVGHSGTLDPFATGVLPVFFGKATKFIKYFLEGDKGYTAEMTLGVVTNTLDLTGTPISLPASGQARQLPCLSPHTSMTNVIEEILKKYTGKIKQKPPMFSAKKVNGKKLYELARKGIEIERDEKEVTIYSLKLLEMIAPDKIVFEVICSKGTYIRVLASDIGDDLGCGAHLSKLERFYSHPFDISQTLTIKHLVDLAKIGKLESVLFSPEDFGKIIHDRTAQG; translated from the coding sequence ATGGATGGAATAATATTAGTCAACAAACCGCCAGATTGGACTTCTTTTGATGTTTGCGCAAAACTAAGAAATATTTCAAAAACCGCAAAAGTTGGGCACTCGGGGACTCTCGATCCATTTGCAACAGGGGTGCTGCCTGTCTTTTTTGGAAAAGCTACAAAGTTTATTAAATATTTTCTTGAGGGAGATAAGGGATATACTGCAGAGATGACGTTGGGGGTTGTGACCAATACCCTCGACTTAACGGGAACTCCAATATCTCTTCCTGCTAGTGGTCAGGCACGACAATTACCTTGCCTGTCGCCCCATACCTCAATGACCAACGTAATAGAAGAAATATTAAAAAAATACACAGGCAAAATAAAACAAAAGCCTCCCATGTTTTCGGCAAAAAAAGTTAATGGCAAAAAATTGTATGAACTTGCTCGAAAGGGGATCGAAATAGAAAGGGATGAGAAAGAAGTAACCATCTATTCATTAAAACTTTTAGAAATGATAGCGCCTGATAAAATAGTTTTTGAGGTAATATGTTCTAAGGGGACATATATTAGAGTTTTAGCTTCTGATATAGGGGATGATTTGGGGTGTGGAGCACATCTGTCAAAGCTTGAGAGATTCTATAGTCATCCCTTTGATATCTCTCAGACTTTAACTATAAAACATTTAGTTGATTTGGCCAAAATAGGAAAATTGGAATCTGTTTTGTTTTCTCCCGAGGACTTTGGAAAGATTATTCATGATAGAACCGCTCAAGGCTGA
- a CDS encoding ribosome-binding factor A has translation MSRIERVAELIKKEVSSILREKVSDPRIGFVSLTDVEILPDLKIAKIFFSVLGDEKAKKDSLAGLKSATSYIRCELGHVLKLKFVPEILFVYDKSLERGSRVLSLMNKVKDQKEL, from the coding sequence GTGAGTCGAATTGAAAGAGTTGCGGAACTTATCAAAAAAGAGGTTAGCTCGATATTAAGAGAAAAAGTTTCTGATCCAAGAATTGGTTTTGTAAGTCTCACAGATGTGGAAATTTTACCCGACTTGAAAATCGCCAAAATATTTTTTAGTGTTTTAGGAGATGAAAAAGCTAAAAAAGATTCTCTGGCAGGCTTAAAAAGCGCGACCTCTTATATTAGATGCGAACTTGGTCATGTTCTTAAACTTAAATTTGTTCCTGAAATATTATTTGTTTATGATAAAAGTTTGGAGCGAGGCAGCAGGGTTTTATCTTTAATGAATAAAGTAAAGGATCAAAAAGAATTATGA
- a CDS encoding translation initiation factor IF-2: MKKIKVGALAKEFGKTTKEVLLILKDMGIDAKTAASSIDEEAVKVIRELLTPSGKKEALPIKEEIKEKIVEHKEDQVKKEVLKEEVVTIEKAEEPSVDEEKNQEREVTSQFKTSIKIPFDGIILKDFAEKLKLKSSDIIKELMIKGVLVTLNQKISSDIAVELGAKFSCNVEVEIPISEAKKGIESEILEEDLNKLQNRPPVVTIMGHVDHGKTKLLDAIRSTKVAESEAGGITQHIGAYQVVVNNRKITFLDTPGHEAFTALRARGAKVTDIAVLVVAADDGVMPQTIEAIDHARAAGVPIIVAINKIDKPGVNQDKVKQQLSEHGLQPEDWGGSTVTVPISAKEKTGIDDLLEMIILVADMQELKANPEGKAIGIVVEAKLEKGRGPVASVLIKKGKIKIGDFFVIGSTYGKVRALISDTGKRITSAGPSTPVEVLGSSVVPSPGDILHVTDSDKEAKMMAEKNKLSKGVIAARHHHTLEDFSKEVEEGEVRDLNLIVKADVQGSLEALLASLKDIYVSDRRVRIVHAAVGNILESDVLLAEASNAFVIGFSVTISPRAREISEEEGVDIKIYDVIYKLLDDVKKAMEGMLKPEYEEVKTGSAEVRQTFRFSKVGAIAGCFVKSGKMVRGHGLRIFRNGEKIYEGKLESLKRFKEDIKEVSEGYECGIAIVGYQDFEPGDIIETFEIREKSKK; encoded by the coding sequence GTGAAAAAAATAAAAGTTGGAGCATTAGCTAAAGAATTTGGAAAGACAACAAAAGAAGTTTTGTTAATTTTAAAAGATATGGGGATTGATGCAAAAACCGCGGCTTCATCCATTGACGAGGAAGCTGTAAAAGTTATTAGAGAATTATTAACCCCTTCTGGAAAAAAGGAAGCTCTTCCCATAAAAGAAGAAATTAAAGAGAAAATTGTTGAGCATAAGGAAGACCAAGTTAAAAAAGAGGTTCTTAAAGAGGAAGTTGTAACGATAGAAAAAGCAGAAGAACCTAGTGTTGATGAAGAAAAAAATCAAGAGAGAGAGGTAACCTCTCAATTTAAAACCTCAATTAAAATTCCCTTTGACGGCATTATATTAAAAGATTTTGCGGAAAAGTTAAAGCTTAAATCTTCTGATATTATTAAAGAATTGATGATCAAAGGGGTATTGGTAACATTAAACCAGAAAATTTCTTCTGATATTGCAGTTGAACTTGGAGCCAAGTTTTCTTGTAATGTGGAAGTTGAAATTCCTATTTCAGAAGCAAAAAAGGGGATAGAATCAGAGATATTGGAAGAAGATTTGAATAAACTTCAGAATAGACCTCCTGTAGTTACAATCATGGGGCATGTTGATCACGGAAAAACAAAACTTTTGGATGCAATTCGTTCCACGAAAGTTGCAGAATCAGAAGCAGGGGGTATTACTCAACATATAGGGGCCTATCAGGTTGTGGTAAATAATAGAAAGATAACTTTTTTAGATACTCCCGGACATGAGGCATTTACTGCTCTTCGTGCAAGGGGAGCAAAGGTTACAGATATAGCTGTTTTGGTTGTTGCTGCAGATGATGGAGTTATGCCTCAAACCATAGAGGCGATAGATCATGCCAGGGCGGCAGGAGTTCCTATAATTGTTGCAATAAATAAAATAGATAAGCCTGGAGTGAATCAGGATAAAGTAAAACAACAGCTTTCTGAGCATGGGTTGCAACCTGAGGATTGGGGAGGGAGTACAGTTACGGTTCCAATTTCCGCAAAAGAAAAAACAGGTATAGATGATTTATTGGAAATGATTATTCTTGTAGCTGATATGCAAGAACTTAAAGCCAATCCTGAAGGAAAAGCAATTGGTATTGTGGTTGAAGCCAAGCTGGAAAAAGGGAGGGGGCCTGTTGCTTCTGTTCTTATTAAGAAAGGGAAGATAAAAATAGGAGATTTTTTTGTAATTGGTTCAACCTATGGAAAGGTGAGAGCTCTTATTTCTGATACTGGAAAGAGGATTACAAGCGCGGGACCTTCTACTCCTGTAGAAGTTTTGGGCTCATCTGTTGTTCCTTCTCCAGGAGATATATTGCATGTTACAGATAGTGATAAAGAAGCAAAAATGATGGCGGAAAAGAATAAATTATCTAAAGGAGTTATTGCTGCGCGTCATCACCATACCTTAGAGGACTTTTCAAAAGAAGTTGAAGAGGGTGAAGTGAGAGATCTTAACCTTATTGTAAAAGCTGATGTACAGGGTTCACTTGAAGCATTGCTGGCATCATTAAAAGATATATACGTTTCTGATCGTAGAGTAAGAATTGTTCATGCCGCAGTTGGAAATATCCTTGAATCTGATGTCTTGCTGGCGGAGGCTTCAAATGCCTTTGTTATAGGATTTAGCGTTACTATTTCTCCTCGCGCGCGCGAAATTTCAGAAGAAGAGGGCGTAGATATAAAAATATATGATGTTATTTACAAACTTTTAGACGATGTCAAAAAAGCTATGGAAGGAATGTTGAAGCCTGAATATGAAGAGGTTAAAACAGGGAGCGCCGAAGTTAGGCAGACTTTTAGATTTTCAAAAGTTGGCGCTATAGCAGGATGTTTTGTAAAATCCGGAAAAATGGTGAGAGGCCATGGTTTGAGGATTTTCCGCAATGGCGAAAAAATTTATGAGGGAAAGCTTGAATCTTTGAAAAGATTCAAAGAAGATATTAAAGAGGTAAGTGAAGGCTATGAATGTGGCATCGCTATTGTAGGATATCAGGATTTTGAGCCTGGCGATATTATAGAAACTTTTGAAATTAGGGAGAAGTCTAAAAAGTGA
- a CDS encoding starch synthase: protein MKILYVSSEVVPFAKTGGLADVAGALPKAIGALGHDIRIIMPKYGMIDEKKYDLKKIYSKISIPVGDHFEFASVYETKLPGSNITVYFVSNDKYFKRKGLYQEDGIDYKDNCERFSFFCRAVCEFIKQLGWVPNVLHCNDWQTAIIVPYFKFKYDFRKTTTVYSIHNMGYLGLFPKEDILLTGFGWEMFKFDKLEFWDQLSFSKAGLVFADIITTVSPTYAKEIQTKEFGFGLHELLDSRKERVFGILNGIDYEIWNPATDKLIPKNFSGNSIELKYENKQALQKKNGLALKKTTPLIGIVSRLADQKGFDILVEALDEIMKLNCQLVLLGTGEQKYHKLFEDAKKKNPKKIGVNLGFDAALAELIYAGSDMFLMPSKYEPCGLGQLIAFKYGTVPIVRKTGGLADTVHNYDIKKATGDGFVFEEYTAEALFDAVKRAVLTFNKRKDWTYLMKKIMLSDYSWEVSAKKYVEIYGKKWSLQ, encoded by the coding sequence ATGAAAATTTTGTATGTTTCTTCTGAAGTTGTTCCATTTGCTAAGACAGGTGGTTTAGCAGATGTAGCAGGGGCGCTTCCTAAAGCTATAGGAGCGCTTGGCCATGATATCAGAATTATAATGCCTAAATACGGCATGATTGATGAAAAAAAATATGATCTTAAAAAAATTTACTCAAAAATATCTATTCCTGTAGGAGATCATTTCGAATTTGCTTCTGTTTATGAAACCAAATTGCCGGGCAGTAATATTACGGTATACTTTGTGTCAAATGATAAATATTTTAAAAGAAAGGGATTATATCAAGAGGATGGAATAGATTATAAAGATAATTGTGAAAGGTTTTCTTTCTTTTGCAGGGCGGTTTGTGAGTTTATAAAACAACTTGGATGGGTTCCTAATGTTTTGCATTGTAATGATTGGCAAACGGCCATTATCGTTCCATATTTTAAATTTAAGTATGATTTCAGAAAAACAACTACAGTCTATTCTATCCATAATATGGGATATTTAGGTCTTTTCCCAAAAGAAGATATACTTCTGACCGGTTTTGGCTGGGAAATGTTTAAGTTTGATAAACTTGAATTTTGGGATCAACTGTCTTTTTCAAAGGCCGGGCTTGTATTTGCAGATATTATAACAACGGTCTCTCCGACTTATGCCAAGGAGATACAAACTAAGGAATTTGGATTTGGTCTTCATGAACTTCTTGATAGTAGAAAAGAGAGGGTTTTTGGAATATTAAATGGGATAGATTATGAAATATGGAATCCTGCGACCGATAAATTAATCCCTAAAAACTTTTCTGGCAATTCTATAGAACTAAAGTATGAAAACAAACAGGCATTACAAAAGAAAAATGGACTTGCTTTAAAAAAGACTACTCCCTTAATAGGAATAGTAAGCCGTCTTGCGGATCAAAAAGGGTTTGATATATTAGTTGAGGCGTTAGATGAAATTATGAAGTTAAATTGTCAGTTGGTTTTGCTTGGAACGGGGGAACAAAAATATCATAAATTATTTGAGGATGCAAAGAAAAAAAATCCTAAAAAAATAGGAGTGAATTTGGGGTTTGATGCCGCGCTTGCGGAATTAATTTATGCTGGATCGGATATGTTTCTTATGCCCTCTAAATATGAACCTTGCGGGTTGGGGCAGTTGATTGCTTTTAAATATGGGACGGTGCCAATAGTTAGAAAGACAGGGGGTCTTGCTGATACTGTCCATAATTATGACATCAAAAAAGCGACAGGAGACGGATTTGTTTTTGAAGAATATACGGCCGAAGCTTTGTTTGATGCGGTTAAACGCGCGGTATTAACTTTTAATAAAAGAAAAGATTGGACGTATTTGATGAAGAAAATAATGCTTTCAGATTATTCATGGGAAGTATCCGCCAAAAAATATGTTGAAATTTATGGCAAAAAATGGAGTTTGCAATAA
- a CDS encoding glycoside hydrolase has product MTKGYLALVLHAHLPYVRHPEYEDFLEEDWLYEAITETYIPLLNVFENLISDGIDFRITMSITPTLVAMLADELLQNRYIKHLDNLIELSYKEIERTKWDGPLNELAHMYNRIFIQSRIAFVERYHRNLLNGFKKIQDAGKLEIITCGATHGFLPLMEVNKKAVEAQIKIAAIEYEKHFGRRPNGIWLPECGYNPSDDQILKDAGIKFFITDTHGILHGSPRPKYGVFAPVYCKSGVAAFGRDVESGKAVWSAEEGYPGDYVYREFYRDIGFDLDFDYVKPYISPDGIRINTGIKYHKITGNTDYKELYDRKSALYKAADHAGNFMFNRGQQIEYLYDFLGKKPIILSPYDAELFGHWWYEGPEWLNFLIRKIACDQNIFKLTTPFEYLKENPKNQVSTPSLSSWGYKGYAEVWLSGCNDWMYRHLHKAADRMVELAQSYPNADGILCRALNQAARELLLAQSSDWGFIMKMGTMVEYAVKRFKDHIGRFTKLYDQIRSNSIDESYVKDLEWKDNLFMGLDYRAYL; this is encoded by the coding sequence ATGACAAAAGGCTATCTGGCATTAGTATTACATGCTCATCTTCCATATGTGCGGCATCCGGAATATGAAGACTTTCTTGAGGAAGATTGGCTTTATGAAGCCATAACCGAAACTTATATACCCCTTTTAAATGTTTTTGAAAACCTTATTTCCGATGGGATAGACTTTAGGATTACAATGTCAATTACCCCGACCCTTGTTGCAATGCTTGCAGATGAGCTTTTGCAAAACCGTTATATAAAACATTTGGATAATCTCATAGAGTTATCGTATAAGGAAATTGAAAGGACAAAGTGGGATGGCCCTTTAAATGAGTTGGCACACATGTACAATCGCATTTTCATCCAGTCGAGGATTGCTTTTGTTGAGCGGTACCACAGGAACCTGCTTAATGGGTTTAAAAAAATCCAGGACGCGGGAAAACTTGAAATTATAACTTGCGGCGCGACCCATGGTTTCTTGCCTCTTATGGAGGTAAACAAGAAGGCGGTTGAGGCTCAAATAAAAATTGCCGCTATTGAATATGAGAAGCATTTTGGCAGACGCCCCAACGGGATATGGCTTCCGGAATGCGGGTATAATCCTTCCGATGATCAAATTTTAAAAGATGCAGGGATAAAGTTTTTTATAACAGATACTCACGGTATCCTCCATGGGTCTCCCAGACCAAAATATGGTGTATTTGCTCCGGTTTACTGCAAAAGTGGCGTTGCCGCTTTTGGAAGAGATGTAGAATCGGGAAAGGCTGTGTGGAGTGCGGAAGAAGGTTATCCCGGCGATTATGTTTACAGGGAGTTTTATCGTGATATAGGCTTTGACCTTGATTTTGATTATGTAAAACCTTATATATCTCCTGATGGTATAAGAATAAACACTGGGATTAAATATCATAAGATTACCGGAAACACCGATTACAAAGAACTTTATGACAGGAAATCAGCGCTTTATAAAGCCGCGGATCATGCAGGTAATTTTATGTTTAACAGGGGGCAACAAATAGAATATCTATATGATTTTTTGGGCAAGAAACCGATTATTTTATCTCCTTATGATGCAGAACTTTTTGGCCATTGGTGGTATGAAGGGCCGGAATGGCTCAACTTTTTAATAAGAAAAATAGCTTGTGATCAAAATATTTTTAAACTTACTACCCCTTTTGAATATTTAAAGGAGAATCCAAAAAACCAGGTTTCAACTCCATCCCTTTCTTCATGGGGATACAAGGGATATGCTGAGGTCTGGCTTTCGGGCTGTAACGATTGGATGTACAGGCATCTTCACAAGGCGGCGGACAGGATGGTTGAACTTGCGCAGAGTTATCCAAATGCGGATGGTATTTTATGTCGGGCGTTAAACCAGGCGGCGCGGGAACTTCTTTTGGCTCAATCTTCCGACTGGGGATTTATAATGAAAATGGGTACGATGGTTGAATATGCTGTAAAGAGGTTTAAGGATCACATTGGCAGGTTTACAAAATTATACGATCAGATAAGATCAAATTCCATTGATGAATCTTATGTAAAAGACCTCGAATGGAAAGACAATCTTTTCATGGGACTTGATTATAGAGCTTATTTATAG
- a CDS encoding galactose-1-phosphate uridylyltransferase — MPELRKDPISDRWVIISTERGRRPSDFGGASAQEEKDDASKCPLCEGNEDKTPPEIISSRKSGTPPNTPGWSVRVVANKFPALVIEGDVNRSGIGIFDMMSGIGAHEVIVETPKHDLTIADMKEEQIDKVLWAYKQRITDLSKDQRFRYILVFKNYGKAAGASLSHPHSQLIATPITPRYIKLELTGARQYFQGKERCLFCDLVRQELGSGERLVYENEYFVAFEPFASRFPFETWILPRRHYAKYQEISDEERLQLASCMKDIMMRLKKTLNDPPYNYVVHTAPNPVIRPGKPDYWGTIDYDFHWHIEIIPRLTKTAGFEWGSGLYINPTSPEEAAKYLREII; from the coding sequence ATGCCGGAATTACGCAAGGATCCAATATCAGACAGATGGGTAATTATTTCAACAGAGAGAGGAAGACGTCCATCGGATTTTGGCGGAGCTTCAGCGCAGGAAGAAAAGGATGATGCCTCAAAATGCCCTTTATGTGAAGGGAATGAAGACAAAACACCACCGGAAATAATCTCTTCAAGAAAATCCGGCACACCCCCAAATACACCGGGTTGGTCTGTTCGAGTTGTTGCCAATAAATTTCCCGCTCTTGTCATAGAAGGGGATGTAAATCGGTCTGGAATAGGAATTTTCGACATGATGTCTGGTATTGGCGCTCATGAAGTTATAGTTGAAACACCAAAACATGATTTGACTATTGCTGATATGAAGGAAGAACAGATTGACAAAGTCTTATGGGCATATAAACAGCGTATTACGGATTTGTCCAAGGATCAGAGATTTCGTTACATTCTTGTTTTTAAAAATTATGGGAAAGCAGCTGGCGCATCACTATCTCATCCTCATTCTCAATTAATTGCGACGCCAATAACCCCTAGATATATAAAATTAGAGCTTACAGGAGCTAGGCAATATTTCCAGGGGAAAGAACGGTGTTTGTTTTGTGATTTAGTAAGACAAGAGTTGGGTTCAGGTGAACGTCTTGTTTATGAAAATGAATACTTTGTTGCATTTGAACCTTTTGCGTCAAGATTTCCTTTTGAAACATGGATTTTGCCGAGACGGCATTATGCAAAATATCAGGAAATATCTGATGAAGAAAGATTACAACTTGCTAGTTGCATGAAAGATATTATGATGAGGCTTAAGAAAACACTTAACGATCCTCCTTATAATTATGTAGTTCATACAGCTCCGAACCCCGTAATAAGACCGGGAAAACCGGATTATTGGGGGACAATCGATTATGATTTTCATTGGCACATTGAAATAATCCCTCGATTGACAAAAACCGCAGGATTTGAATGGGGATCAGGTCTTTATATAAATCCTACTTCTCCGGAAGAAGCCGCAAAGTATTTAAGGGAAATCATATAG